One region of Penaeus vannamei isolate JL-2024 chromosome 36, ASM4276789v1, whole genome shotgun sequence genomic DNA includes:
- the strat gene encoding guanine nucleotide exchange factor MSS4 homolog (The sequence of the model RefSeq protein was modified relative to this genomic sequence to represent the inferred CDS: added 6 bases not found in genome assembly), producing the protein MELEIGFCVEVSKHIDIMADTNCLVREGQNSCVVKCIHCESRVLSPQSATFLSQSHALPTPTQPKDQPSPNTEDLGEWWVVDDMFTFDNIGFSHTVGSTKYLVCADCERGPVGWHDNTTKKSYVALARVKHT; encoded by the exons TTGGAGATCGGTTTTTGCGTCGAGGTTTCCAAACACATTGATAT CATGGCAGACACTAACTGCTTGGTGCGAGAAGGCCAGAACAGCTGTGTGGTGAAATGCATCCATTGCGAGTCCCGGGTGTTGTCTCCCCAGTCGGCCACTTTCCTCAGTCAGTCGCATGCACTGCCAACCCCGACGCAGCCCAAAGATCAGCCATCACCAAATACAGAGGAT CTTGGTGAATGGTGGGTAGTGGATGACATGTTCACCTTCGACAATATCGGCTTCTCCCACACGGTTGGCAGCACGAAGTACCTTGTGTGTGCAGACTGTGAGAGAGGACCAGTCGGCTGGCATGACAACACCACCAAGAAGAGCTACGTGGCTTTAGCCAGGGTCAAGCACACCTAG